In Flavivirga abyssicola, the following are encoded in one genomic region:
- a CDS encoding glucoamylase family protein, producing MKHELFTLLIVLTIFFNCKNDGKNNDNTINSKNTTIILDDEALLDTIQKQTFNYFWDGAEPNSGLAPERLHMDDIYPTSPKHTVTIGGTGFGMMAILVGVKRGFITREQALGRFVKMINFLEKADRYHGAWPHWLDGQTGKMMPFSKKDNGGDLVETAFLVQGMLTVAEYFKGGNEEEQKLVEKIDKLWHDVEWDWYTKGEDVLYWHWSPEYNWDMDFPVGGYNECLIMYVLAASSPTHAVNESVYHKGWARNGDIVSNETYYGEDLILDYYEHDKSPVGPMFWAHYSYTGLNPKGLSDTYADYWKLVQNQAKIHYKHAVANPKNYKGYGDSIWGLTSSYSVKGYKGHRPDKDLGVIAPTAALSSFPYTPKESMQMLKKLYKDHDSLIGKYGPYDAFSFEHNWYTPRYLAIDQGPIPVMIENYRSGMLWNFFMANKDIQKGLDKLGFTHKKDE from the coding sequence ATGAAGCATGAATTATTTACATTATTAATTGTCTTGACTATTTTTTTCAATTGTAAGAACGATGGAAAGAATAATGACAATACTATCAACTCCAAAAACACAACGATCATTTTAGATGATGAAGCGTTGTTGGATACCATTCAAAAACAAACTTTCAATTATTTTTGGGACGGCGCAGAACCTAACTCAGGTCTTGCCCCAGAACGTTTACATATGGACGATATTTACCCTACATCACCAAAACATACCGTTACCATAGGAGGTACTGGTTTTGGAATGATGGCTATTTTGGTAGGGGTGAAACGCGGATTTATAACCAGAGAGCAGGCGTTAGGGCGTTTTGTTAAAATGATTAATTTTCTTGAAAAAGCAGATAGGTATCATGGAGCATGGCCACATTGGTTGGATGGGCAAACAGGTAAAATGATGCCCTTTAGCAAAAAAGATAATGGCGGAGATTTGGTAGAAACTGCATTTTTAGTTCAAGGTATGTTAACAGTTGCCGAATATTTTAAAGGTGGTAATGAAGAGGAACAAAAATTAGTAGAAAAAATAGATAAACTTTGGCATGACGTAGAATGGGATTGGTATACCAAAGGCGAAGATGTATTGTATTGGCATTGGTCACCAGAATACAACTGGGATATGGATTTTCCGGTTGGGGGATATAATGAATGTCTAATTATGTATGTTTTAGCAGCCTCATCACCTACACATGCTGTAAATGAATCAGTGTATCATAAAGGTTGGGCTAGAAATGGAGATATTGTTTCTAATGAAACATATTATGGGGAAGATTTAATTCTTGATTATTACGAACATGATAAATCTCCTGTAGGTCCTATGTTTTGGGCACATTATTCCTATACCGGATTAAATCCAAAAGGATTATCAGATACCTATGCGGATTATTGGAAACTCGTTCAAAATCAAGCCAAAATTCATTACAAGCATGCAGTAGCTAATCCAAAAAATTATAAAGGTTATGGAGATAGTATCTGGGGTTTGACATCAAGTTATTCCGTAAAAGGTTATAAAGGACATAGGCCAGATAAAGATCTAGGTGTGATTGCACCAACGGCAGCACTGTCCTCATTTCCATATACGCCAAAAGAGAGCATGCAAATGTTAAAAAAGTTATATAAAGACCATGATAGTCTCATAGGGAAATATGGGCCTTACGATGCCTTTAGTTTTGAACATAATTGGTATACGCCAAGATATTTAGCTATAGACCAGGGACCTATTCCTGTAATGATTGAAAATTATCGTTCCGGGATGTTGTGGAACTTCTTTATGGCAAATAAAGACATCCAAAAAGGGCTGGATAAATTAGGATTCACACACAAAAAAGACGAATAA
- a CDS encoding LamG-like jellyroll fold domain-containing protein: protein MKKIINSILALLLILLVFSCDNGIDSITAVDPGPDAGAPVISITSPTEGLTLKVNEVFASVDIKFEAADDIELKSVAVSIDNVQLNNFDSFIDYRRLVVDNLIYDQIADGDHELKVVATDISDKTTIETINFTKEPAYIPKYPNEILYIAFDGDYTDLVSLEKAAVEGTPGFNDDNLNGASSYMGAQESYLTFPADRFKNNEFSAIFWMKVNDAPNKNGVKRAGVVTLRSPMVDGKHDLKKGFTFFREDVAGNQRFKLNVGSGEKNHWFDGNTAADVDPTADKWVNFAFTIAGNEATVYIDGQVVKTGPHDGIDWTDCNILSIMSGAPNFTQWNHWSDQSLLDEFRIFDRAISQQEILQIMADDSGEFVSGYTPTYAGEMFYMPFDGNYNELFRDLEAAKVGTPGFAGESVEGTDAYAGATDSYLTFPTDERGALTTNEFSATCWYKVNNDPNRAGILAMRSPMTDGGTKNDLTKGFSFFREDAGGMQRFKLNVGLGSANQWVDGGATADVDPSVDKWIHLAFTIASDKATVYIDGEVVAENALASPVDWTGVDILSVMSGAPNFTQWNHWSDLSLMDELRLYDKALSQSEIQTIMGN, encoded by the coding sequence ATGAAAAAAATTATAAATAGTATTCTTGCGTTGTTATTGATATTACTGGTATTTTCTTGTGATAACGGTATCGACTCAATAACAGCAGTAGACCCAGGCCCAGATGCAGGAGCACCAGTTATTTCAATAACATCTCCAACTGAAGGCCTTACTTTAAAGGTTAATGAAGTATTTGCCAGTGTTGATATTAAGTTTGAAGCGGCTGATGACATTGAATTAAAATCTGTAGCAGTCTCAATTGACAATGTACAATTGAATAATTTTGATTCTTTCATTGATTATCGTCGATTAGTTGTTGATAATTTGATCTATGATCAGATTGCGGATGGAGACCATGAACTTAAGGTTGTTGCTACGGATATTAGCGATAAAACGACTATTGAAACGATAAATTTTACTAAAGAACCTGCTTACATCCCAAAATATCCAAACGAAATTTTATATATAGCCTTTGATGGAGATTATACAGATTTAGTAAGCCTTGAAAAGGCAGCAGTAGAAGGAACTCCAGGGTTTAATGACGATAATTTAAACGGAGCAAGCTCTTATATGGGAGCTCAGGAATCGTATTTAACATTTCCAGCAGATCGTTTTAAAAATAACGAATTCAGTGCCATTTTTTGGATGAAAGTAAATGATGCTCCAAATAAGAATGGGGTAAAAAGAGCAGGTGTCGTAACACTGCGGTCTCCTATGGTAGATGGAAAACATGATTTAAAGAAAGGCTTTACTTTTTTTAGGGAAGATGTAGCAGGCAATCAGCGCTTTAAATTAAATGTAGGATCCGGAGAAAAGAATCATTGGTTTGATGGGAATACGGCAGCCGATGTAGATCCAACTGCTGATAAGTGGGTTAATTTTGCATTTACCATTGCTGGAAATGAAGCCACGGTTTATATCGATGGTCAGGTAGTGAAAACAGGTCCACATGATGGTATCGATTGGACGGATTGTAACATCCTCTCAATTATGTCCGGAGCACCTAATTTCACACAATGGAATCACTGGTCAGATCAAAGTTTGTTGGATGAATTCAGGATTTTTGATCGCGCGATTTCTCAGCAGGAAATACTGCAAATTATGGCAGATGATTCAGGTGAATTTGTTTCAGGCTACACACCAACTTATGCTGGAGAGATGTTTTATATGCCTTTTGATGGCAACTACAATGAACTGTTCAGAGACCTTGAAGCAGCTAAAGTGGGCACGCCAGGTTTTGCAGGTGAGAGTGTTGAAGGTACAGATGCGTATGCTGGTGCAACAGATTCTTATTTAACGTTTCCTACAGACGAAAGAGGCGCATTAACGACTAACGAGTTTAGTGCCACATGTTGGTATAAGGTGAATAACGATCCGAACAGAGCTGGTATATTAGCTATGAGATCACCAATGACAGATGGAGGCACTAAAAATGATTTAACAAAAGGATTTAGTTTTTTCAGGGAAGATGCAGGCGGTATGCAACGTTTTAAACTCAATGTAGGTCTAGGTTCAGCAAATCAATGGGTTGATGGTGGCGCGACTGCAGATGTTGACCCCTCTGTAGATAAATGGATTCATTTAGCGTTTACTATTGCCAGTGACAAGGCAACAGTTTATATAGACGGAGAAGTTGTTGCTGAAAATGCTTTAGCTTCACCAGTAGATTGGACAGGTGTAGATATATTGTCTGTCATGTCTGGAGCACCAAATTTCACACAATGGAATCACTGGTCAGATCTAAGTTTAATGGATGAATTACGCTTGTATGACAAAGCCTTGTCTCAATCAGAAATTCAAACCATTATGGGTAATTAA
- a CDS encoding glucoamylase family protein: MLRYSLILLCVVCFSCGKDNGPGYQEPYIPGSDDDPTGVVPLSDEDMMDLTQKETFKYFWDFAHSSSGAAKERYHPDNPTLNQNVVTTGGTGFGLMSILVGIERDFITREQGISRLSKILTFLKNADRFHGAWSHWIDGNSGNALPFSTKDNGGDLVETAFLVQGLICIKEYFKNGSDTEKALAEQADELWKGVEWNWYTQNQEVLYWHWSPNYGFDINLKLTGYNEVLITYILAAASPDYTIDKTDYEKGWAKNGAITSSTSQYGFPLVLRHSGGSNFGGPLFFSHYSFLGLNPRNLTDQYGNYWNLVVNHTKINRQYCIANPKNYIDYGEDCWGLTASYSRNTDGSRGYSAHSPSNDKGVVSPTAAICSIPYTPTESLKVMHYLYQNKDKLLGPAGFYDAFSPHYNFWVTEAYLAIDQGPQIIMIENHRTGLLWNLFMQNEDVKKGLDKLGFNY; this comes from the coding sequence ATGCTTCGATATTCATTGATATTATTGTGTGTTGTATGTTTTTCTTGTGGGAAAGATAATGGTCCGGGGTATCAGGAACCTTATATTCCAGGGTCAGATGATGATCCTACTGGAGTAGTACCATTAAGTGATGAAGACATGATGGATCTAACCCAAAAAGAAACCTTTAAATACTTCTGGGATTTTGCACACTCAAGTTCTGGTGCTGCAAAAGAAAGATATCATCCAGATAATCCGACACTCAATCAAAATGTAGTCACAACAGGTGGTACTGGTTTTGGACTCATGAGTATTCTGGTAGGTATAGAGCGCGATTTTATTACAAGAGAACAAGGTATTTCCAGATTAAGTAAAATATTAACATTTTTAAAAAACGCAGATCGTTTTCACGGCGCATGGTCACATTGGATAGATGGTAACTCAGGTAATGCATTACCCTTTAGCACAAAGGATAATGGGGGTGATTTGGTAGAAACTGCATTTTTGGTACAAGGACTCATTTGTATCAAAGAATATTTCAAAAATGGTTCAGATACAGAAAAAGCTTTGGCAGAACAAGCAGATGAATTATGGAAGGGTGTAGAATGGAATTGGTATACCCAAAACCAAGAGGTCTTATACTGGCACTGGAGTCCTAATTATGGTTTCGATATCAACTTGAAGCTAACAGGCTATAATGAAGTTTTAATCACTTATATTTTAGCCGCCGCTTCACCAGATTATACAATTGATAAAACAGATTACGAAAAAGGTTGGGCTAAAAATGGGGCGATTACTTCCTCAACTTCACAGTATGGTTTTCCATTGGTGTTAAGACATTCTGGTGGCTCCAATTTTGGAGGGCCTTTGTTTTTTAGTCATTATTCATTCTTAGGATTAAATCCTAGAAACTTAACCGATCAATATGGGAATTATTGGAATTTGGTAGTCAACCATACTAAGATTAATCGTCAATATTGTATAGCCAATCCGAAAAATTATATAGATTATGGCGAAGACTGCTGGGGCTTAACAGCAAGTTACTCAAGAAATACAGACGGTTCCAGAGGGTATTCTGCACATAGTCCTTCAAACGACAAAGGGGTAGTATCTCCAACAGCAGCCATTTGTTCTATACCCTACACACCTACGGAATCTCTTAAAGTGATGCATTATTTATATCAAAATAAAGATAAATTATTAGGACCGGCAGGATTTTACGATGCCTTTAGTCCGCATTATAATTTTTGGGTCACCGAAGCTTACCTTGCTATAGATCAGGGACCCCAAATTATTATGATTGAAAATCATAGAACAGGGTTGTTATGGAACCTATTTATGCAAAATGAAGATGTTAAAAAAGGACTGGATAAATTAGGATTTAATTACTAA
- a CDS encoding RagB/SusD family nutrient uptake outer membrane protein, which translates to MIQIKINKLSALIILLCVMLTGCSNELNQPELNNNFAGGTDFSKTDEMVFSLIGVYAEVSYRNWERPLVISTRGDDVNAAGDQQGLKNQDRYVYDNSFFGSRTLWEGYYGTIITAHTAMEQISRYMELADDEGVALGEQYIAEAKVLRSILLLQLSQVYGAVFIPESSNLNDFANVTSVPSKDEVMQHISDQMDEAIPFLLDMRPNERTDLPGGVTKYTALMIKASANQELKNYQAVADATGQIISSGKFSLYPDFYELFKTPGKLSDESLFEMQFSDFGQGTGENVSHLYAPYGPQGWTPAVDGASGGWGFFEPSMKYIEFMLDRGEDERLETSVLFTQKGIDSIIATTTYTSATLPNFVSNTTRDGDQLNDSERAIFSSGKHYMPTNQLIGERRAYGSNKNYIIFRYAETLLMYAEALIQGASNSAMTADQAVNMVRERAGLTPLSGVNLDQLVDEKYAELAMEWGKRFFDMVRLERYNELSYEGRTFTADKKFVTYHQDQIDEFPILGDLID; encoded by the coding sequence ATGATACAAATAAAAATAAACAAACTGTCTGCGCTAATAATCTTGTTGTGTGTTATGCTTACAGGCTGTTCAAACGAATTGAATCAACCAGAACTTAACAACAATTTTGCAGGTGGAACAGATTTTTCTAAAACCGATGAGATGGTTTTTTCTCTCATAGGCGTTTATGCCGAAGTTTCATATAGAAACTGGGAAAGACCTTTGGTTATTTCCACTAGGGGAGATGATGTAAATGCAGCTGGAGACCAGCAGGGGCTTAAAAACCAAGACCGTTATGTATATGACAACTCGTTTTTTGGTTCAAGAACATTATGGGAAGGCTATTATGGGACCATAATTACTGCACATACAGCAATGGAACAAATTAGCAGGTATATGGAATTAGCAGACGATGAAGGTGTTGCACTAGGAGAACAGTATATAGCAGAAGCAAAAGTACTTCGATCTATACTGCTTTTACAACTTTCACAAGTTTACGGTGCAGTCTTCATACCAGAATCTTCCAATCTTAATGATTTTGCTAATGTCACTTCAGTGCCTAGTAAAGATGAAGTTATGCAGCATATCTCAGATCAAATGGATGAGGCAATTCCTTTTTTATTGGACATGCGCCCAAATGAACGCACAGACTTACCAGGAGGTGTCACTAAATACACAGCGTTAATGATTAAAGCTTCTGCAAATCAAGAACTTAAAAACTATCAGGCGGTAGCCGATGCCACAGGTCAGATAATTAGTTCAGGGAAATTTAGTTTATACCCAGACTTTTACGAGCTTTTTAAAACTCCAGGGAAATTGAGTGATGAAAGCCTTTTCGAAATGCAATTCTCTGATTTTGGTCAAGGTACAGGCGAAAATGTAAGCCACCTTTATGCGCCTTACGGCCCTCAAGGCTGGACGCCAGCTGTTGACGGTGCTAGTGGAGGATGGGGCTTTTTTGAGCCAAGTATGAAGTATATTGAGTTTATGTTGGATAGAGGAGAAGATGAACGTTTGGAAACTTCAGTGTTGTTCACTCAAAAAGGTATTGATAGTATTATTGCAACGACGACTTATACGTCAGCAACACTGCCAAACTTTGTATCTAACACAACCAGGGATGGCGATCAACTGAATGATAGTGAAAGAGCTATCTTTTCAAGTGGTAAACACTACATGCCAACCAATCAGCTTATCGGTGAGCGTAGAGCCTACGGTAGCAATAAGAATTATATCATATTCCGTTATGCCGAAACACTTTTAATGTATGCTGAAGCCTTAATTCAAGGAGCTTCTAATTCTGCTATGACAGCAGATCAGGCAGTAAATATGGTTAGAGAAAGAGCTGGGCTCACACCGCTTAGTGGTGTTAACTTAGATCAGCTTGTTGATGAAAAATATGCTGAACTTGCTATGGAGTGGGGCAAACGATTTTTTGATATGGTGAGATTAGAACGCTATAATGAGTTGAGTTATGAAGGTAGAACGTTTACTGCCGATAAAAAATTTGTAACCTATCATCAAGATCAAATAGACGAGTTCCCAATACTGGGTGATTTGATTGACTAA
- a CDS encoding SusC/RagA family TonB-linked outer membrane protein, translating to MKTRFTLLLILLFTLHAFAQDKTISGIVTSAEDDLPVPGVNVIVQGTIRGVSTDFDGGYSINVNKGEILEFSSLGFKTVEIQIQDQTTVNISLEPDIASLDEVVVIGYGTQKKADLTGAITTIKADDITRTPAAAAMQSLQGKVAGLQVVSSGAPGTSPTVRVRGLGSYTGDGASDPLYVVDGAFYDDIDFLNTEDIKTISVLKDASASAIYGVRAANGVILIETHSGKRNQKPQITYNGYQGVQIAHNVVKLSNSEQFATLARESGSDAEAQFIENAMQRYGRSRINPNVPDVNTDWYDLILRNALIQNHSLGVTGGADNITYSVGLSQFEQEGILRMKNDYERFNIRTKLNVDVSDRLKVGVSALLSNATRYRPEETAFALAYFAVPTMPVLDPSKTDAFPRPYANANDLGYRGTQNPFPVMENTENRSKIRNTLMTFDLQYEVIPDKLDFKTAYFHNFETLEVREVRLPFSFGIGTANRNTAELIKRNETLSEQTWDNTLTYNNNLGKHNLTVLAGTSFRDRSFEQLEAKGINFPNGLGIGDESYFLDLSDDIDLTERGNGDRVTGDDGARQYFFSYFGRVAYNFDDKYLLYGTFRADGTNKYQEKWGYFPTIGAGWVVSSEPFMENNGVFDFLKLRASWGELGNANVASSSGGITSEETIASFGDTRFPGLITSSDFEALKWEVTEETNFGITARLFDSKLSIDADYFNRETRDAIIPVSRLLVPGETRQNVGVIRNSGLELVVNWTKRVSDDFSYSIGGNFSTLKNEILDLAGQENLTSGGDVAQRSVVGGSINSFFGLEVAGVYQTEDEILADPAAVTARGNGLTVEPGDFRFVDHSGDMEIDAQDRVDLGSFLPSYSFGFNFGLNYKAFDFSLNIIGQGGNVIANIKRFSIRQSPDPNIDRDFAINRWRGEGTSNTYPSARGIRNPWSNQFLNSFFIEDGDFVRLQNVTLGYTLPRLKGKFNPNIRFYITAERPLTLFKYNGFNPEVANGRDQQTYPIPGVYTLGVNIKI from the coding sequence ATGAAAACAAGATTTACTTTACTGTTAATTCTTTTGTTTACACTTCATGCTTTTGCTCAGGATAAAACAATCAGTGGTATTGTTACAAGTGCCGAAGATGATCTGCCTGTACCAGGAGTTAATGTCATTGTACAAGGCACAATAAGAGGAGTAAGTACAGACTTTGATGGCGGCTATTCCATTAATGTTAACAAAGGAGAAATTTTAGAATTCAGCTCTCTGGGTTTTAAAACGGTCGAGATACAAATTCAAGACCAAACGACTGTAAATATTTCGCTTGAACCAGACATTGCTTCATTAGATGAGGTCGTGGTTATTGGTTACGGTACGCAGAAGAAAGCAGATTTAACAGGTGCTATTACTACCATTAAAGCTGATGACATTACTAGAACACCAGCTGCAGCTGCCATGCAATCACTACAAGGAAAAGTGGCAGGTTTACAGGTAGTAAGTAGTGGTGCTCCGGGGACATCACCAACAGTGCGAGTTCGTGGTCTAGGGTCTTACACTGGAGATGGAGCCTCAGATCCTCTTTATGTTGTAGACGGTGCATTCTATGATGATATTGATTTTTTGAATACTGAAGACATAAAAACTATTTCGGTTTTGAAAGATGCGTCTGCATCTGCAATTTATGGGGTAAGAGCAGCAAATGGTGTTATACTCATTGAAACACATTCAGGTAAACGTAATCAGAAACCTCAAATTACTTACAATGGCTATCAAGGTGTTCAAATAGCTCATAATGTTGTGAAACTTTCAAATTCAGAACAGTTTGCGACTTTGGCTAGGGAATCTGGTTCTGATGCAGAAGCTCAGTTTATTGAAAATGCCATGCAGCGTTACGGAAGAAGTAGGATCAATCCAAATGTTCCAGATGTTAATACAGACTGGTATGATTTAATTTTGCGTAATGCGCTGATTCAAAACCATAGTTTGGGTGTTACCGGAGGTGCAGATAATATTACCTATTCTGTTGGGTTAAGCCAATTTGAGCAAGAAGGTATACTTAGAATGAAAAACGATTATGAACGTTTTAACATTAGAACCAAATTAAATGTTGATGTAAGCGATCGATTAAAAGTTGGCGTTTCAGCACTTTTAAGCAATGCAACCAGATACCGTCCAGAAGAAACAGCATTTGCTTTGGCATATTTTGCGGTACCAACTATGCCGGTTCTCGATCCATCCAAAACCGATGCGTTTCCAAGACCTTATGCCAATGCAAATGATTTAGGGTATAGGGGGACTCAAAACCCTTTTCCGGTGATGGAAAATACAGAAAATAGAAGTAAAATCCGAAATACGCTGATGACTTTTGATTTGCAATACGAAGTTATTCCCGATAAATTAGATTTTAAAACAGCATATTTTCACAATTTTGAAACGCTTGAAGTTAGAGAGGTGAGGCTTCCATTTTCTTTTGGTATTGGGACTGCTAACAGGAATACTGCAGAATTAATCAAAAGAAATGAGACACTTTCTGAACAAACATGGGATAATACCTTGACTTATAACAATAATTTGGGGAAACACAACTTAACTGTTTTGGCGGGTACTTCGTTTAGAGACCGGTCATTTGAACAGCTTGAGGCAAAAGGCATAAACTTCCCTAATGGACTTGGAATAGGTGATGAATCTTATTTTTTAGATTTGTCGGATGATATCGATTTGACCGAAAGAGGAAATGGCGACCGAGTTACAGGTGATGATGGGGCTAGACAATATTTCTTCTCTTATTTTGGGCGTGTAGCTTATAATTTTGACGATAAGTATTTATTATATGGTACATTCCGTGCTGATGGTACGAATAAATACCAGGAAAAATGGGGGTATTTCCCAACAATTGGTGCAGGTTGGGTAGTTTCCAGCGAACCTTTTATGGAAAACAATGGCGTTTTTGATTTTTTAAAGCTAAGAGCCAGTTGGGGTGAATTAGGGAATGCGAATGTAGCTTCAAGTTCAGGAGGAATCACTTCCGAGGAAACTATTGCTTCTTTTGGCGATACCCGATTCCCAGGGCTTATTACTAGCAGTGACTTTGAAGCTTTAAAGTGGGAAGTAACAGAGGAAACCAACTTTGGTATTACCGCAAGATTATTCGATAGTAAACTATCCATCGATGCCGATTATTTTAATAGAGAAACCAGGGATGCCATAATTCCAGTCTCTAGACTTTTAGTACCTGGAGAAACCAGGCAAAATGTTGGAGTGATAAGAAACTCAGGACTTGAGTTGGTTGTAAATTGGACTAAACGTGTTTCAGATGACTTTAGCTATAGTATTGGAGGAAACTTTTCTACCTTGAAAAATGAAATATTGGATTTAGCAGGACAGGAAAACTTAACCTCTGGGGGCGACGTAGCCCAAAGGTCTGTTGTTGGAGGTTCCATAAATTCTTTTTTCGGACTTGAGGTTGCCGGCGTGTATCAAACCGAAGATGAAATTCTGGCAGATCCTGCAGCTGTAACAGCAAGAGGAAATGGCTTAACGGTTGAACCCGGAGATTTTAGATTTGTTGATCATAGCGGTGATATGGAGATTGATGCACAAGACCGCGTAGATTTAGGCTCATTTTTACCCTCTTATTCTTTCGGGTTTAACTTTGGACTTAATTATAAGGCTTTTGACTTTTCTTTAAATATTATTGGGCAAGGAGGTAATGTGATAGCAAATATAAAACGCTTTTCAATCAGACAATCACCAGACCCAAATATAGATAGGGATTTTGCAATTAATCGTTGGCGTGGTGAAGGGACATCAAATACCTACCCATCTGCAAGAGGTATAAGAAATCCATGGAGCAATCAATTTCTTAATAGCTTCTTTATAGAAGATGGTGATTTTGTGCGATTACAAAACGTAACATTAGGATATACACTACCAAGATTAAAGGGGAAATTCAATCCAAATATTAGATTTTATATTACAGCAGAACGACCATTGACACTATTTAAATACAATGGGTTTAACCCAGAAGTTGCAAATGGTAGAGACCAACAAACCTATCCTATCCCTGGCGTATATACGTTAGGTGTAAATATTAAAATTTAA